In the Malania oleifera isolate guangnan ecotype guangnan chromosome 1, ASM2987363v1, whole genome shotgun sequence genome, one interval contains:
- the LOC131163107 gene encoding heat shock 70 kDa protein, mitochondrial-like codes for MATSLLLQTLRRRELHSSSFAAFRSLANNGKTSLATSPLGHKLACLARPFSTRPSGNDVIGIDLGTTNSCVAVMEGKSAKVIENSEGARTTPSVVAFNQKELLVGTPAKRQAVTNPGNTFFGTKRLIGRRFDDHQTQKEMKMVPYKIVKAPSGDAWVEANGQQYSPSQIGAFVLTKMKETAESYLGKTVSNAVITVPAYFNDAQRQATKDAGRIAGLDVQRIINEPTAAALSYGLNNKEGLIAVFDLGGGTFDVSVLEISNGVFEVKATNGDTFLGGEDFDNALLEFLVSEYRRTEGIDLSKDKLALQRLREAAEKAKIELSSTSQTEINLPFITADASGAKHLNITLTRSKFESLVDRLIERTRNPCKNCLKDAGISIKEVDEVLLVGGMTRVPKVQEIVGEIFGKSPSKGVNPDEAVAMGAAIQGGILRGDVKELLLLDVTPLSLGIETLGGIFTRLINRNTTIPTKKSQVFSTAADNQTQVGVKVLQGEREMAADNKLLGEFELMGIPPAPRGMPQIEVTFDIDANGIVTVSAKDKATGKEQQVTIRSSGGLSEDEIEKMVKEAELHAQRDQEKKSLIDLKNNADTTIYSIEKSLNEYKDKIPAEVAAEIESAVADLRKAVTNENIDEITAKLEAANKAVSKIGQHMSQNSGSGSSSEGGSQGGSDQASEAEYEEVKSREAGSTRQ; via the exons ATGGCGACATCGCTGCTTCTGCAAACCCTAAGGCGCCGCGAGCTCCATTCGTCTTCTTTCGCTGCTTTCAGATCC ttGGCAAACAATGGGAAGACATCATTGGCCACCTCCCCCTTAGGCCATAAATTGGCATGTCTGGCAAGACCTTTCAG CACAAGGCCTTCAGGGAATGATGTTATTGGTATTGACTTGGGTACCACTAATTCTTGTGTTGCAGTTATGGAGGGAAAG AGTGCTAAGGTGATCGAGAACTCTGAAGGAGCAAGGACTACGCCATCAGTGGTTGCCTTCAATCAAAAAGAACTACTTGTAGGAACCCCAGCCAAACGTCAAGCAGTGACCAATCCAGGAAACACATTTTTTGGGACCAAACGTCTGATAGGGAGACGTTTTGATGATCATCAGACGCAGAAAGAAATGAAGATGGTCCCGTATAAGATAGTGAAAGCTCCCAGTGGTGATGCCTGGGTTGAGGCAAATGGACAGCAGTACTCCCCAAGTCAGATCGGGGCATTTGTTCTTACTAAAATGAAAGAAACTGCAGAGTCTTACCTTGGGAAAACTGTGTCCAATGCAGTCATTACTGTCCCAGCTTACTTTAATGATGCACAAAGACAGGCAACAAAGGATGCTGGGAGGATAGCAGGCCTAGATGTACAGAGAATTATCAATGAACCAACTGCGGCTGCACTTTCTTATGGGTTAAATAACAAGGAAGGTCTCATTGCCGTTTTTGATCTTGGAGGTGGAACTTTTGATGTTTCAGTTCTGGAAATATCTAATGGTGTCTTTGAG GTAAAAGCAACAAATGGAGACACCTTTTTAGGAGGGGAGGACTTTGACAACGCACTACTAGAATTCTTGGTTAGCGAATACAGGAGAACAGAGGGGATTGATCTATCAAAGGACAAGTTGGCACTACAGAGGCTTCGTGAAGCGGCTGAGAAAGCCAAGATAGAATTGTCATCAACATCTCAAACTGAGATCAACCTGCCATTTATAACTGCTGATGCTTCTGGTGCCAAACATTTGAATATAACCCTTACCAGATCAAAATTCGAGAGTTTGGTGGATCGCTTGATTGAGAGAACAAGAAACCCATGTAAGAATTGTTTGAAGGATGCAGGGATATCCATCAAGGAAGTGGATGAAGTTCTTCTTGTTGGTGGGATGACCCGTGTACCCAAGGTACAAGAAATAGTTGGAGAGATCTTTGGGAAGAGCCCAAGCAAGGGAGTTAATCCTGATGAGGCAGTTGCAATGGGTGCTGCAATTCAGGGTGGCATTCTTCGTGGAGATGTTAAGGAGCTGCTTTTGTTGGATGTAACTCCTTTATCACTTGGTATTGAGACTCTTGGTGGTATCTTCACCAGGTTGATCAATAGAAACACTACCATCCCAACAAAAAAATCGCAG GTTTTCTCCACAGCAGCCGACAACCAAACTCAAGTGGGAGTCAAAGTGCTACAAGGTGAGCGTGAAATGGCAGCTGACAACAAGCTTCTAGGTGAGTTTGAGCTGATGGGTATTCCACCTGCCCCTAGAGGCATGCCACAAATTGAGGTGACATTTGATATTGATGCCAATGGGATTGTCACTGTTTCTGCTAAGGATAAGGCAACTGGTAAGGAACAACAGGTTACAATCCGATCATCTGGAGGTCTCTCAGAAGATGAGATAGAAAAGATGGTCAAGGAAGCCGAGCTGCATGCCCAGAGGGACCAGGAAAAGAAATCTTTGATCGACCTCAAAAACAATGCTGACACAACTATCTACAGCATTGAGAAGAGCCTGAATGAGTACAAGGACAAGATTCCTGCCGAGGTTGCAGCCGAGATCGAGTCTGCTGTGGCGGATCTGAGGAAAGCAGTGACCAACGAGAATATTGACGAGATCACGGCAAAGTTAGAGGCAGCAAATAAGGCTGTTTCAAAGATAGGGCAGCATATGAGCCAAAACTCTGGCAGCGGCTCCTCCTCGGAAGGAGGGTCCCAGGGTGGCAGTGATCAAGCATCAGAAGCCGAATACGAGGAGGTAAAGAGTAGAGAGGCTGGGTCAACCCGCCAATAG